A window of Buchnera aphidicola (Cinara confinis) genomic DNA:
GTGAATTTAATAGCTCCAGGATATATTTTAACAGATATGACAAAAAAAATTTTATTCTCTAAAAAAAGAGAAATCATACGGAAGATACCAACTAAAAAGTTTGGAAAACCAGCTGATATTACTCATGTAGTCAAATTTTTATTATCTAAAAAATCATCATATATAACCGGACAAACAATACATGTTAATGGTGGTATATATATGCCATAATTTACCTAATAGAATTCATTAAAAAATAAATTATATATTTTAAAAAATAAACCTTGTGAAAAAATTGAGATATAAATATGAATAATATTACGAATAGAATTTTTAAAATTCTCGCAAAACAATTTCAAAAGAAAGAAAATAAAATTTCTTTAAAAAGTAATTTTTCAAATGATTTTCAAGCCGACTCTTTAGATTTTGTAGAATTAATTATGTTAGTAGAAGATGAATTTAAAATTGATATTATTGATATAAATATCAATCATATAAAGACTGTTGAAAACTTTATAGATTTCATTACAAAAATAATAAAAAAAAAATAATATTGATCAATGTTTTAATATCATATATTATAATATATATATTAAAAAAGAAAAATTTATAATAAAAATAACATAGAAAGAAATAATATTTTAATTCTTTTTTTTCTATAAAAAACACATATACATTAAATTATATAAAAATATAATGAAAAATTATCCTTGGCTAAAAAAACAATATAAAAATATTGTAATGAAATATATAAATAAAAAATTACATCCTATTATTTTAATTCATGCATATCCAGGGATGGGTGTCTCTCAATTAATTTATAAAGTCAGTCAATGGTTATTATGTTTAAAAAAAAATAAACTCCACTCTTGTAACCAATGTACTTCTTGTATTTTTATTAAAAAAAGAAATCATCCAGACTTATACCAAAAAAATATTTATAAAATAAAAAAAAAAATTAGTATTGATGATATACGTCAAATTATCATCAACATTCAGAAAACTTCACAACAAGGAGGCGTAAAAATAGTATATATTAAAAAGATCCAAAACATTACTATAGAAGCAAACAATGCATTATTAAAAACACTAGAAGAACCTCCTAAAAACACGCTTTTTTTTTATCTACCAATAATTTGGAAAAAATTCATAATACATTAAAAAGCCGAGCTACAATATATTATATTCGTTCTCTAAATAAAAATAATTCTATTTTATGGTTACAAGAAAAAAATAAAAATAAATCAAATCAAGAAATTAAGACTGCTTTTTGTATTAATAAATATTCGCTAATAAAATCTCATCTATTTTTAAATGGATCTCAAATATTACAAAGAAAAAAGCTCATGAATATTATTAAAAACTATGTTCTTGATCAAGATATTAATGTATTATTTTCACTTTTGTACTATAATAATACATCTCTTCTAATTACATGGATATGTCATTTGCTGATAGATGTAATAAAATTTAATATATTTAAAAAAAAAGATGTTTTATGTAATCCTGATCAATATGATTTAATTAAAAAATTATCTAAAAAAATAGAATTAGAGAATCTTTATGAAAATTTAATGTCCTGGATTAAATGTCAATATATATTAAAAAAAATTCCTTATATTGATAAAAAATTAATGTTAACTGAACAAACATTATGTTGGAATTATTTACTCAACAATAAAAAATAAATTATCTATGGAAAAAAAATGTTTTTAATTGATACTCATTGCCATATTCATAATCTAAATTATAAAACTCTTCATAAAAATATTGAATCTGTCTTAGAAGAATCAGAAAAAAAAAATATAAAAAGATTTTTAGCGGTTTCTACTTCTATTCAAGATTTTAAAAATCTTAAAAAATTTATTAAAAATCAAAGTAATATTTTTTTATCTTGCGGATTACATCCAAATTATCAACACAAAAAATCAGATATTATAAATGTAGAAAAATTTTCTCAAAAAAATAATGTTATTGCTATTGGTGAAACAGGGTTAGATTTTTATCGATCTTCAAAAAAAAAAAAACAAATTGAATTATTTAAAAAACATATATATATATCAAAAAAATTAAAAAAACCTATTATTGTACATAGCCGTTATTCCAAAAAAGAAACAATTGATGCACTTTATTCAGATTGTAAACAAGAAATATCTGGAATATTACATTCTTTTAATGAAGATATAGAAATGGCTAGAAAACTACTAGATCTAGGTTTTTATATATCTTTTTCTGGTATTATAACCTTTAAGAACGCAGATTATTTAAGGAAAATATTAAATTTTATTCCTATAAATCGTCTTTTAATAGAAACTGATTCACCCTATTTATCCCCGGAGCCAGTAAGAAATAAAGAAAATCAACCATCTTTTTTAATTTATATAGCAAAATATATTGCTAAGTATATTAAAATGGACTTTTTGAGTTTTACTTCGGTTCTTCAAAAAAATTTTTTTACATTATTTAAGCTAAAAAATAAAATTAATTAAAATGATTTTCAAAAAAAAAGGAAAAAATTTAAAATTATGAATCAAGATAATATTTTTCAAAAGATAATTAATAAAAAAATAAAATCAGAATTAATTTATCAAGATCAATATGTTACAGCATTTAAAGATTTATTTCCAAAAGCACCTATACATATTTTAGTCGTTCCAAATATTCTAATCACATCTTTAGATGAAATTAATCAAAAAAATAAAAAAATACTTATGTACATGTATTATGCAGCTATTAAAATTACAAGAATGGTAAAAATTAATATAAGTGGATATAGATTAATTATGAATTGCAATCCTGATTCAGGTCAAGAAATTCAACATATACACCTTCATATACTCGGTGGTCAATATCTAGGCCCGATACTATCAAAAATATAGTATCAAAATAAAAAATCCGGAATATTCATTTTTTCTATAATATAAATTATATTAAATAAAAGGATTGTTAATATTTTTGTATAATAATAAAATTTATAATTTTTTATAAAAATTAACCATTATTATATTAATAAAATTAAAATGTTTATTTTACTAATTGTAAAAATTTTACTTAAAAATACATAAAGGAAAATATTTGAAGATTCTGGTTTAATATTAA
This region includes:
- a CDS encoding HIT domain-containing protein, whose protein sequence is MNQDNIFQKIINKKIKSELIYQDQYVTAFKDLFPKAPIHILVVPNILITSLDEINQKNKKILMYMYYAAIKITRMVKINISGYRLIMNCNPDSGQEIQHIHLHILGGQYLGPILSKI
- a CDS encoding TatD family hydrolase gives rise to the protein MFLIDTHCHIHNLNYKTLHKNIESVLEESEKKNIKRFLAVSTSIQDFKNLKKFIKNQSNIFLSCGLHPNYQHKKSDIINVEKFSQKNNVIAIGETGLDFYRSSKKKKQIELFKKHIYISKKLKKPIIVHSRYSKKETIDALYSDCKQEISGILHSFNEDIEMARKLLDLGFYISFSGIITFKNADYLRKILNFIPINRLLIETDSPYLSPEPVRNKENQPSFLIYIAKYIAKYIKMDFLSFTSVLQKNFFTLFKLKNKIN
- the acpP gene encoding acyl carrier protein, with protein sequence MNNITNRIFKILAKQFQKKENKISLKSNFSNDFQADSLDFVELIMLVEDEFKIDIIDININHIKTVENFIDFITKIIKKK
- a CDS encoding DNA polymerase III subunit delta' C-terminal domain-containing protein: MEKIHNTLKSRATIYYIRSLNKNNSILWLQEKNKNKSNQEIKTAFCINKYSLIKSHLFLNGSQILQRKKLMNIIKNYVLDQDINVLFSLLYYNNTSLLITWICHLLIDVIKFNIFKKKDVLCNPDQYDLIKKLSKKIELENLYENLMSWIKCQYILKKIPYIDKKLMLTEQTLCWNYLLNNKK